A single genomic interval of Acidobacteriota bacterium harbors:
- a CDS encoding YajQ family cyclic di-GMP-binding protein, which translates to MAQQNTFDVVSKVDMAEVKNALNQAMKEIGQRYDFKGTNSNIELDEKNHTLTLATASEFTLKSLNDVLQQKLVRRNVSLKALSYGKIEPAARDSVRQVVTLQQGIPIEKAREIVKFIKDSKLKVQAAINGDFVRVTGKDRDTLQQVIAALKAKDFGIDMQYTNYRTN; encoded by the coding sequence ATGGCACAACAAAATACTTTCGATGTGGTTTCAAAAGTTGATATGGCGGAGGTCAAAAATGCTTTGAATCAGGCGATGAAAGAGATCGGGCAGCGGTATGATTTCAAAGGCACCAATTCCAATATCGAACTCGATGAAAAAAATCATACGCTCACGTTGGCAACCGCGAGCGAGTTTACCTTGAAATCCTTAAACGATGTCTTGCAACAAAAACTGGTGCGGCGCAACGTTTCGCTGAAAGCGCTCTCATACGGAAAAATCGAACCCGCGGCGCGCGACAGCGTCCGTCAGGTCGTCACCTTGCAACAGGGCATTCCGATTGAAAAAGCCCGCGAAATCGTCAAATTCATTAAAGACTCGAAACTCAAAGTGCAAGCCGCCATCAACGGCGATTTCGTGCGGGTCACGGGTAAAGACCGCGACACCTTGCAACAGGTCATCGCCGCTTTGAAAGCCAAAGATTTCGGCATTGATATGCAATACACCAATTATCGAACGAACTGA
- a CDS encoding DUF2281 domain-containing protein, whose protein sequence is MQNLEELTDKLTQLPEDKQREVADYVDFLISRLPKSLNANRILRETSGIWKDEMNGIAYENALRRQWKERS, encoded by the coding sequence ATGCAAAATCTTGAGGAATTAACAGACAAACTCACCCAACTACCGGAAGACAAACAACGCGAAGTTGCCGATTATGTCGATTTCCTGATTTCCCGTTTGCCCAAATCTTTGAATGCCAATCGTATCCTTCGTGAAACTTCCGGCATCTGGAAAGATGAAATGAATGGTATTGCATACGAAAACGCGCTGCGCAGACAATGGAAGGAACGCAGTTGA
- a CDS encoding type II toxin-antitoxin system VapC family toxin yields the protein MDWLIDTNILIDHFRGVSQATQFLRRERKQGILWVSVITVAEIYAGQKMKLPREAAKVNRFLNLFRIAYLDEPVAIEGGKITREYAVALPDALIAATALNKDLTLATRNLRHFEKIPTLQVKAPY from the coding sequence ATGGATTGGTTAATTGATACCAATATTTTGATAGATCACTTTCGCGGTGTATCACAAGCCACACAATTTCTACGGCGTGAGCGAAAACAAGGAATCCTTTGGGTATCTGTCATTACGGTTGCAGAAATTTATGCCGGTCAAAAAATGAAACTTCCCAGAGAGGCAGCAAAAGTAAACCGCTTCCTCAATCTTTTTCGTATCGCCTACCTTGATGAACCGGTTGCCATTGAAGGTGGAAAAATCACGCGTGAGTATGCCGTTGCACTACCAGATGCTTTAATCGCTGCTACCGCGCTTAATAAAGATTTGACACTGGCAACCCGAAACCTCCGTCATTTTGAAAAAATTCCAACCCTTCAGGTTAAAGCGCCTTATTAA
- a CDS encoding glycosyl hydrolase — MMRLNAIWRRGVVAALLAVSIFVSLPQTSAQQKGYDASLMKGLKWRLVGPYRGGRSVAVAGVSSQPNTFYFGGTGGGIFKTTDGGNNWMPMSDGFFKTASVGAIGVSESDPNIVYVGMGEGPIRGNFSYGDGVYKTTDAGKTWKHLGLVETRQISRVRVHPKNPDIVYVGAQGHASAPNDERGVFKSTDGGATWKKILFKSNRAGVTDLILDPSNPNTIYAGIWQVERKPWTMESGGADSGLHKSTDGGETWTDISKNPGLPKGIMGNIGVTVSPLNPERLWAIIEAEDGGVFRSENGGKTWTKVNESRNLRQRAWYYTRIYADPQSADTVYVLNTSFYKSIDGGRTYSSIPVRHGDCHDLWIAPDDPKRMIMGDDGGAEVTFNGGKDWTEEDQPTAQFYRVTVDQDFPYHIYGAQQDNSTVKIASRAPGFGIDTSDWYDVGGGESGWIAPHPKDSNIVFAGSYGGLLTRYDHRTKQERNINAWPDNPMGHGAVDLKYRFQWNFPIVFSPHDANVLYAASNVIHKTTSEGQSWQEISPDLTRNDKSKQLQSGGPITKDTTSVEYYGTVFTMMESPVQKDLIWAGSDDGLVHVTRDGGKNWTNVTPPKDLMPEWIQINSLDASPFDAGTCYVAATMYKLDDFKPYLYKTTDYGKTWKKIVNGIPADAFTRVIREDPNKKGLLYAGTETGIYVSFDDGEAWQPLQLNMPVTPVTDIVAQKRDKDLIVATQGRSFYVLDDMTVLHQLADAAKADAYLFKPEEAYRFQGGGGFSAPNSTIGENPPNGVVIHYYLKNKPSDVQLEILDAAGKSIKKFASRGAAGQGAPQSAGDDFFAFFGGGGASRVAAAEAGLNRFVWDMRYADATRFPGLIMWAGSTTGPKAVPGMYQVKLTVDGKTQTQNFEIKRDPRLTTTQEDYQKQFDLLTRIRDKVTETHEAILQIRDVRKQVDEVVARTKEQTGAKAIADAAKRLNDKMKAVEEALYQTKNQSGQDPLNYPIRLNNKLAALTGVVASADAAPTEQTYKVYEYLVGEINQELAKLAEIMKTDLPAFNKVVRDQEIPAVIVKPKTTPQ, encoded by the coding sequence ATGATGAGATTGAATGCGATTTGGCGGCGCGGTGTCGTCGCCGCTTTACTGGCAGTCAGCATTTTCGTATCACTTCCGCAAACTTCAGCACAACAGAAAGGTTACGATGCCAGCTTGATGAAAGGACTCAAGTGGCGACTCGTTGGACCCTATCGCGGCGGGCGTTCGGTAGCGGTCGCGGGTGTCAGTTCGCAACCCAACACCTTTTATTTCGGCGGCACCGGTGGCGGCATTTTTAAAACTACAGATGGCGGCAATAACTGGATGCCGATGTCTGACGGCTTTTTCAAAACCGCATCGGTTGGCGCAATCGGCGTTTCCGAATCCGACCCCAACATTGTTTACGTCGGCATGGGCGAAGGTCCGATTCGCGGCAATTTCTCTTACGGCGACGGCGTCTATAAAACCACGGACGCAGGCAAAACCTGGAAACATCTCGGACTCGTCGAGACCCGCCAAATCAGCCGCGTGCGCGTGCATCCGAAAAATCCCGACATCGTTTATGTCGGGGCGCAGGGACACGCCAGCGCCCCTAATGACGAACGCGGCGTGTTTAAATCTACGGATGGCGGCGCGACCTGGAAAAAAATTCTCTTCAAAAGCAATCGCGCAGGCGTCACCGATTTGATTCTCGACCCGAGCAACCCGAATACGATTTACGCCGGCATCTGGCAGGTCGAGCGCAAGCCCTGGACGATGGAAAGCGGCGGCGCAGATAGCGGACTGCACAAATCCACAGACGGCGGCGAAACCTGGACGGACATCTCGAAAAATCCCGGACTTCCGAAAGGCATTATGGGTAACATCGGCGTTACCGTGTCGCCGCTCAATCCCGAACGCCTCTGGGCTATCATTGAAGCCGAAGATGGCGGCGTCTTTCGCTCGGAAAATGGTGGCAAGACCTGGACGAAGGTCAACGAGTCGCGCAATCTCCGTCAACGCGCCTGGTATTACACGCGCATCTACGCAGACCCGCAATCCGCCGACACGGTCTATGTACTCAACACCAGTTTTTATAAATCGATTGATGGCGGGCGCACTTATTCAAGCATCCCTGTGCGACATGGCGATTGCCATGATTTGTGGATTGCGCCCGATGACCCGAAACGCATGATTATGGGCGATGATGGCGGCGCGGAAGTGACCTTCAACGGCGGCAAAGATTGGACGGAAGAAGACCAACCGACCGCACAGTTTTATCGCGTCACCGTTGACCAGGATTTCCCTTATCACATTTACGGCGCGCAACAGGATAATTCAACAGTGAAGATTGCTTCGCGCGCGCCCGGTTTCGGTATAGACACGTCGGACTGGTACGATGTGGGCGGCGGTGAAAGCGGTTGGATTGCGCCGCATCCGAAAGACTCGAATATCGTTTTCGCAGGTTCGTATGGCGGACTGCTGACGCGCTATGACCATCGCACCAAACAGGAGCGCAACATCAATGCCTGGCCCGATAACCCGATGGGACATGGCGCAGTAGATTTAAAATATCGCTTTCAATGGAATTTTCCGATTGTCTTTTCGCCGCACGATGCGAATGTGCTTTACGCGGCAAGCAATGTCATTCACAAAACCACCAGCGAAGGGCAAAGCTGGCAGGAAATCAGCCCAGACCTGACGCGCAACGATAAATCGAAACAGTTGCAATCGGGAGGACCCATCACCAAAGACACCACCAGTGTTGAATATTACGGCACCGTATTTACGATGATGGAATCGCCGGTGCAGAAAGATTTAATCTGGGCGGGCAGCGATGATGGCTTGGTTCACGTAACACGCGACGGCGGCAAAAATTGGACGAACGTGACGCCGCCAAAAGACCTCATGCCCGAATGGATTCAAATCAATTCGCTCGACGCTTCGCCCTTCGATGCGGGCACCTGTTATGTCGCGGCGACCATGTACAAGCTGGATGATTTCAAACCCTATCTCTACAAGACCACCGATTACGGCAAGACCTGGAAGAAAATCGTGAATGGCATTCCGGCTGACGCATTCACGCGGGTGATTCGCGAAGACCCCAACAAAAAAGGCTTGCTCTATGCCGGAACCGAAACCGGCATCTATGTTTCGTTCGATGATGGCGAAGCCTGGCAACCGTTGCAACTCAACATGCCGGTGACGCCTGTGACCGACATCGTCGCGCAAAAGCGCGATAAAGATTTAATTGTTGCAACCCAGGGGCGTTCGTTTTATGTGCTTGATGATATGACCGTGCTGCATCAACTTGCGGATGCCGCGAAAGCGGATGCGTATTTGTTCAAACCCGAAGAGGCGTATCGCTTTCAAGGTGGCGGCGGATTCAGCGCGCCCAATTCAACCATCGGCGAAAACCCGCCAAATGGGGTGGTCATTCACTACTATTTGAAGAATAAACCCAGTGATGTGCAGCTTGAAATTCTCGATGCGGCGGGCAAATCAATTAAGAAGTTTGCGAGTAGAGGCGCAGCCGGGCAGGGCGCGCCACAATCTGCCGGTGATGATTTCTTCGCGTTTTTTGGCGGCGGCGGAGCAAGTCGCGTAGCCGCAGCGGAAGCCGGACTCAATCGTTTCGTATGGGATATGCGTTATGCGGATGCGACGCGCTTTCCCGGTTTGATTATGTGGGCAGGATCGACGACGGGACCAAAAGCCGTGCCGGGAATGTATCAAGTGAAACTCACGGTTGATGGCAAAACCCAGACGCAGAATTTTGAAATCAAACGTGACCCGCGCCTTACGACGACGCAGGAAGATTATCAAAAACAGTTCGATCTGCTTACCAGAATTCGCGACAAAGTGACCGAAACCCACGAAGCGATTTTGCAGATTCGCGATGTGCGTAAACAGGTTGACGAGGTGGTGGCGCGCACCAAAGAGCAGACGGGCGCGAAAGCCATTGCCGATGCCGCGAAACGTTTGAACGATAAGATGAAAGCGGTTGAAGAGGCACTCTATCAAACCAAGAATCAGAGCGGTCAAGACCCGTTGAATTATCCGATTCGTTTGAATAACAAACTCGCGGCGCTCACAGGCGTGGTCGCCAGCGCCGATGCCGCGCCGACCGAGCAGACTTATAAAGTTTATGAATATCTGGTCGGCGAAATTAACCAAGAACTCGCGAAACTCGCCGAGATTATGAAGACCGATTTACCGGCATTCAACAAAGTGGTTCGCGACCAGGAAATTCCTGCGGTGATTGTGAAACCCAAAACCACTCCGCAATAG
- a CDS encoding UPF0175 family protein, whose translation MNIAVELPDDVARQLETEWRDLPRRVLEAIAVEGYRSGALSRGQVQQILHLSWWETESFLKERQAYLPYSESDLDQDRATLERVIKK comes from the coding sequence ATGAATATAGCGGTTGAATTACCTGACGATGTAGCGCGTCAATTGGAAACCGAATGGCGCGATTTGCCTCGCCGTGTTCTTGAAGCCATAGCCGTTGAAGGCTATCGCAGCGGTGCGCTCAGCAGAGGGCAGGTGCAGCAAATTTTGCATCTTTCCTGGTGGGAAACTGAAAGCTTTCTTAAAGAACGTCAAGCTTATTTACCTTATTCAGAATCGGATTTAGACCAAGATCGGGCAACCCTTGAACGGGTAATCAAGAAATGA
- a CDS encoding DUF3368 domain-containing protein: MIVIADTSPINYLILIGYTDILRDLFSQVILPQAVWKELNSADAPEVVRNWVNQRPEWLVIETVEQIDEALNELDEGEKEAIALAQELGCDLLIIDEKRGREKAVSRGLKVVGTLGVLDQARNLIDIEDAVRRLQQTSFRASPKLWKHLLDPEN, translated from the coding sequence ATGATTGTTATTGCCGACACCAGCCCGATAAATTACCTCATTCTTATTGGCTATACCGACATCCTGAGAGATTTATTTTCACAAGTCATTCTGCCGCAAGCGGTATGGAAAGAGTTGAATTCAGCAGATGCGCCCGAAGTTGTCCGCAACTGGGTGAACCAGCGTCCTGAATGGTTAGTGATTGAAACTGTCGAACAAATTGATGAAGCACTGAACGAATTGGATGAAGGCGAAAAAGAAGCGATTGCCCTTGCCCAAGAGTTGGGTTGCGACCTGCTCATCATTGATGAAAAGCGCGGACGCGAAAAAGCAGTGTCCCGGGGCTTAAAGGTTGTCGGCACTTTAGGCGTATTAGACCAAGCTCGCAACTTGATTGATATTGAAGATGCGGTGAGGCGTTTACAACAAACCAGCTTTCGCGCCTCACCGAAACTCTGGAAACACCTACTCGACCCAGAAAATTAA
- a CDS encoding carboxypeptidase-like regulatory domain-containing protein, giving the protein MIQHFICLMIFFAANLGLVLPQSQTSQPMQTFATLEGTVINRAGGVIVGAKVTLTHIERGTSCVVQTNANGSFKIVDLPPGIYKIQIEAKEFESTVWEMNLGLGDMKGFTAQLKGGGFDYKKDENEEQDFIKNKILSVNSLKKDIKKNLPLGSSIAQVNEFLKQRSIEHSKLFIGDSDSDYPNEKNLRLIHTSIRNVRKGLLGNWGIFISFRFDENDHLIDYKVKWVGLT; this is encoded by the coding sequence ATGATTCAACACTTTATTTGTTTAATGATATTTTTCGCGGCAAATCTTGGACTGGTTTTGCCACAGTCGCAGACTTCCCAACCAATGCAAACGTTTGCCACGCTAGAGGGAACAGTTATAAATCGTGCAGGCGGAGTTATCGTCGGAGCCAAGGTCACTTTAACCCACATTGAGCGTGGAACTAGTTGCGTTGTACAGACCAATGCGAACGGTTCTTTCAAAATTGTTGATTTGCCTCCTGGTATTTACAAAATTCAAATTGAAGCTAAAGAATTTGAGTCCACCGTTTGGGAAATGAATCTGGGCTTAGGTGATATGAAAGGGTTTACGGCACAACTCAAAGGTGGAGGGTTTGATTACAAGAAAGATGAAAATGAAGAACAGGATTTTATCAAAAATAAAATTCTCTCCGTCAATAGCCTGAAAAAAGACATTAAGAAAAACCTGCCATTAGGATCATCAATCGCACAAGTCAATGAATTCCTTAAACAACGAAGCATTGAGCATAGTAAATTATTCATCGGTGATAGTGACTCTGATTACCCAAATGAAAAAAATCTCAGACTAATTCACACATCAATTAGAAATGTTAGAAAAGGACTCTTGGGGAATTGGGGAATCTTCATATCATTTCGCTTTGATGAAAATGACCACCTGATTGACTATAAAGTGAAGTGGGTAGGGTTGACTTGA